A part of Neovison vison isolate M4711 chromosome 6, ASM_NN_V1, whole genome shotgun sequence genomic DNA contains:
- the LOC122910571 gene encoding small nuclear ribonucleoprotein G-like, which translates to MSKAHPPELKKFMDKKLSLKLNGGRHVQGILFDPFMNLVIDECVEMATSRQQNNIGMVVIRGNSIIMLEALERV; encoded by the coding sequence ATGAGCAAAGCTCACCCTCCCGAGCTGAAAAAATTTATGGACAAGAAATTATCATTGAAATTAAATGGTGGCAGACATGTTCAAGGAATATTGTTCGATCCATTTATGAATCTTGTGATAGATGAATGTGTGGAGATGGCAACTAGTAGGCAACAGAACAATATTGGAATGGTGGTAATACGAGGAAATAGTATCATCATGTTAGAAGCCTTAGAACGAGTATAA